A window from Vicinamibacteria bacterium encodes these proteins:
- a CDS encoding Type 1 glutamine amidotransferase-like domain-containing protein has protein sequence MSARTVWLLGPQHHEPFLGRLFPTLGIESKGPVAVVTAGWQEREGEDEELDKHLGGRSVDLELYSRADRVFRSDPEFTQAHREMQRHLREIEGLYQMRLAYARDAVLRLLRESGDARLLRPERDHAMRQLRELDGWHLKRIIEVRSEFEERWKPLERESVARQREEVAKILRAAAALVVAGGHVAVLLNRLRLFGVRELAEGKHVIAWSAGAMVVTERVVLFHDHPPQGPGNAEVMEQGLGLCKRLVALPDGEKRLDLEDPYRVGSFAERFAPDACIVMGPGDAMAWNGEGWSSSGARRLCPDGSVEQVTSW, from the coding sequence ATGAGCGCGAGAACCGTCTGGCTTCTCGGCCCGCAACATCACGAGCCGTTTCTCGGAAGGCTGTTCCCGACTCTCGGGATCGAGTCCAAAGGGCCGGTCGCCGTGGTGACCGCCGGTTGGCAGGAGCGCGAGGGAGAGGACGAGGAGCTCGACAAGCATCTCGGGGGCCGCTCGGTCGATCTGGAGCTCTACAGCCGGGCCGACCGCGTCTTCCGCTCCGATCCGGAATTCACCCAGGCTCACCGCGAAATGCAGCGACATCTTCGCGAGATCGAGGGCCTCTATCAGATGCGGCTGGCGTACGCCCGCGACGCCGTGCTCCGCCTGCTCCGCGAGTCGGGGGATGCGCGGTTGCTGAGGCCCGAGCGGGATCATGCCATGAGGCAGCTTCGTGAGCTCGATGGCTGGCACCTGAAGCGTATCATCGAGGTCCGGAGCGAGTTCGAGGAGAGGTGGAAGCCTCTGGAGCGGGAATCCGTGGCTCGGCAGCGGGAAGAGGTCGCGAAGATACTGAGAGCCGCCGCGGCGCTCGTGGTGGCCGGTGGTCACGTCGCGGTCCTCCTGAATCGCCTGCGACTGTTCGGTGTCAGGGAGCTTGCCGAGGGCAAGCACGTCATCGCCTGGTCGGCGGGGGCCATGGTCGTTACCGAGCGCGTCGTTCTGTTTCACGACCATCCGCCACAAGGGCCCGGCAATGCCGAGGTGATGGAACAGGGGCTCGGCCTCTGCAAGCGCCTCGTCGCCCTTCCCGACGGAGAGAAGCGGCTCGACCTCGAGGATCCTTATCGAGTCGGCTCCTTCGCCGAGCGATTCGCGCCCGACGCATGCATCGTCATGGGACCGGGCGATGCCATGGCCTGGAATGGAGAGGGCTGGAGCTCGAGCGGCGCTCGAAGACTCTGCCCCGACGGCAGCGTCGAGCAGGTGACGTCATGGTGA
- a CDS encoding alpha/beta hydrolase-fold protein, whose amino-acid sequence MVKRAREQIVDRRLAIHRLADQKPGKKEVDDFLAAHEFPLLEGPYTTFVYRGSAEAVFLGHWIYGLPSSQEFHRIDGTSLWYLVMELPAESRIEYKLQRLHEGKMEWLLDPLNPNKASDPFGDNSVCHTPGYRVPDWATPDPEARPGSLEEVMFESQAMKSARRVMIYRPARFRPTRRYPLLVVHDGPEYIKYSGMKTVLDNLIYRLEIPGMIVAFTHPEKRLVEYANHEPHARYITEELVPYLEREFPLLGTPRHRGLMGASFGAVASLTTAWRYPGFFGRLLLQSGSFAFTDIGEHQRGPTFDPVVQFMNDFREDPKAVSEKVFVSCGTYESLIYENRSLVPFLQRTGMEIRYRESRDGHNWENWRDRMREGLSWLFPGPLWMVYE is encoded by the coding sequence ATGGTGAAACGCGCTCGCGAGCAGATCGTCGATCGACGGCTCGCGATCCACCGGCTTGCCGATCAGAAGCCGGGAAAGAAGGAGGTCGACGACTTCCTTGCCGCACACGAGTTTCCGCTCCTCGAAGGGCCTTACACGACGTTCGTCTACCGAGGCTCTGCCGAGGCGGTTTTCCTCGGACACTGGATCTACGGGCTGCCGTCGTCACAGGAGTTTCATCGCATCGATGGTACGAGTCTCTGGTACCTGGTGATGGAGCTTCCGGCGGAATCGCGAATCGAGTACAAGCTCCAGCGGTTGCACGAAGGCAAGATGGAGTGGTTGCTCGATCCCTTGAATCCCAACAAGGCCTCCGATCCCTTCGGGGACAACTCCGTGTGCCACACCCCCGGGTACCGCGTTCCCGACTGGGCGACGCCCGATCCCGAAGCCCGTCCGGGCTCGCTCGAGGAGGTGATGTTCGAGAGCCAGGCGATGAAGAGCGCGCGCCGGGTGATGATCTACCGGCCAGCTCGTTTCCGGCCCACGCGCCGATACCCCCTGCTCGTCGTCCACGACGGGCCTGAGTACATCAAGTATTCGGGCATGAAGACCGTCCTCGACAACCTCATTTACCGCTTGGAGATCCCGGGAATGATCGTGGCCTTCACCCATCCGGAGAAGCGTCTCGTCGAGTACGCGAATCACGAGCCTCACGCCCGCTACATCACCGAAGAGCTCGTGCCCTATCTCGAGAGAGAGTTCCCCCTGTTGGGCACACCGCGCCATCGCGGTCTCATGGGGGCCAGCTTTGGTGCGGTGGCGTCGCTCACCACGGCCTGGCGCTACCCGGGATTCTTCGGCCGATTGCTCCTGCAATCGGGGTCGTTTGCCTTCACCGACATCGGCGAACATCAACGCGGACCCACTTTCGATCCCGTGGTCCAGTTCATGAACGACTTCCGTGAAGACCCTAAGGCGGTGAGCGAGAAAGTCTTCGTGAGCTGCGGTACGTACGAGAGTCTCATCTACGAGAATCGATCTCTCGTTCCGTTCCTCCAGCGAACCGGGATGGAGATTCGCTACCGGGAGTCGCGCGACGGCCACAACTGGGAGAACTGGCGCGATCGAATGCGCGAGGGACTCTCCTGGCTCTTCCCCGGACCCCTGTGGATGGTCTACGAGTAG
- a CDS encoding alpha/beta hydrolase-fold protein: MSKLKTGWYSDRLGREVGVVRWGEIGTPVLLFPTAGGDAEEVERFHVIDSLSELLASGRIKVYSCDSVAGRAMLVNEGSPEHRMWLLNQFEQFVYYELVPAIRRDCATENVGVIAAGSSIGAFNALAVLCRYPDAFTHALCISGTYDLDRFFGRTPTEDLYFASPLHFLPGLEGELLGALRNRFVLLASGEGQAENIGESWRVANSLGDKGVPNRLDSWGSDWHHDWATWRRMFPQYLEELTR; encoded by the coding sequence GTGAGCAAGCTCAAGACCGGTTGGTATTCCGACCGTCTGGGGAGGGAAGTCGGAGTCGTTCGCTGGGGGGAGATCGGCACTCCGGTGCTGCTCTTCCCCACGGCGGGAGGAGATGCCGAGGAGGTCGAGCGATTCCATGTCATCGACTCCCTTTCGGAGCTCCTCGCCAGCGGACGCATCAAGGTCTACTCCTGCGATAGCGTCGCGGGTCGCGCCATGCTGGTTAACGAAGGCTCGCCCGAGCACCGCATGTGGCTGCTCAATCAGTTCGAGCAGTTCGTCTATTACGAGCTCGTGCCCGCCATTCGGCGGGACTGTGCGACCGAGAACGTCGGCGTGATCGCTGCCGGCTCCTCGATCGGGGCCTTCAACGCGCTCGCGGTGTTGTGCCGCTACCCGGATGCCTTCACCCATGCGTTATGCATATCGGGAACCTATGACCTGGATCGCTTCTTTGGTCGAACGCCCACGGAGGATCTCTACTTCGCTTCGCCGTTGCACTTTCTGCCGGGTCTCGAGGGCGAGTTGCTGGGCGCTCTGCGCAACCGCTTCGTGCTCCTCGCTTCGGGAGAGGGTCAGGCGGAGAACATCGGGGAGTCGTGGCGCGTGGCGAACTCTCTCGGAGACAAAGGCGTTCCCAACCGCCTCGACTCCTGGGGGTCGGATTGGCACCACGACTGGGCCACGTGGAGAAGGATGTTCCCCCAGTACCTGGAAGAGCTGACCCGTTAA
- a CDS encoding antitoxin, protein MSKLDKVEKELLDSVEAGEWTSVRDRVAELERYRAYARATFKKDRRINIRISSKDLEALQKRALSEGIPYQTLIASILHKYANGRLKEREV, encoded by the coding sequence GTGTCGAAGCTGGACAAAGTCGAAAAGGAACTGCTCGACTCGGTGGAAGCGGGCGAATGGACGAGCGTCCGCGACAGAGTCGCCGAGCTCGAACGCTATCGCGCTTATGCACGTGCGACCTTCAAGAAAGACCGCCGGATCAACATTCGCATCTCCAGCAAGGATCTCGAAGCTCTTCAGAAACGTGCGCTGTCCGAAGGGATCCCCTACCAGACTCTAATCGCGAGCATCCTTCACAAATACGCGAACGGACGTTTGAAGGAGCGTGAGGTCTGA
- a CDS encoding BrnT family toxin, whose protein sequence is MPYFSWNQEKNERLMRERGVSFEAVVFHIERGDLLDVLEHPNPERYAGQRILVVAMNEYVYLVPFIESEDNVFLKTIIPSRKATARYLGGS, encoded by the coding sequence ATGCCGTACTTCTCTTGGAACCAAGAGAAGAACGAGAGACTCATGCGCGAGCGCGGCGTTTCGTTCGAGGCCGTCGTGTTCCATATCGAGCGGGGCGATCTGCTCGATGTCTTGGAGCATCCGAATCCAGAACGATATGCGGGCCAGCGTATCTTGGTGGTGGCCATGAATGAGTATGTCTATCTAGTGCCGTTCATCGAATCCGAGGACAACGTCTTCTTGAAGACGATCATTCCCAGCCGGAAGGCGACGGCGCGCTATCTGGGAGGCTCCTAG